Proteins from a genomic interval of Pseudomonas silesiensis:
- a CDS encoding AI-2E family transporter has protein sequence MPTFSQRQVLLVISWVIIFGGLLLVLPLRLLPSLLAGLLVFELVNMLTPQLQRLIEGRRARWLAVALLGTLVVSVLALIFAGAISFLLHEAENPGASLDKFMGVVDRARGQLPPFIDAYLPASAAEFRVAIGEWMSKHLSDLQLVGKDAAHMFVTLLIGMVLGAIIALQRVPDLTKRKPLAAALFDRLHLLVQAFRNIVFAQIKISLLNTFFTGIFLAVVLPMFGIKLPLTKTLIVLTFLLGLLPVIGNLMSNTLITIVGLSLSIWVAVAALGYLIVIHKLEYFLNARIVGGQISAKSWELLLAMLVFEAAFGLPGVVAGPIYYAYLKSELKQVGMV, from the coding sequence ATGCCAACGTTTTCTCAACGTCAAGTCTTGCTGGTAATCAGTTGGGTCATCATCTTCGGTGGTTTGCTGCTGGTGTTGCCGTTGCGGCTGCTGCCCAGCCTGCTGGCCGGGCTACTGGTGTTCGAACTGGTCAACATGCTCACCCCGCAATTGCAGCGGCTGATCGAAGGCCGGCGCGCGCGCTGGCTGGCGGTGGCGTTGCTGGGCACATTGGTGGTGAGTGTACTGGCGTTGATCTTTGCCGGCGCCATCAGCTTCCTGCTGCACGAGGCGGAGAACCCCGGCGCTTCCCTCGACAAATTCATGGGCGTGGTCGACCGGGCGCGCGGGCAGCTGCCGCCGTTCATCGACGCCTATTTGCCCGCCAGTGCCGCCGAATTCCGCGTGGCGATCGGCGAGTGGATGAGCAAGCACCTGAGTGACTTGCAGCTGGTGGGCAAGGACGCGGCGCACATGTTCGTGACGCTGCTGATCGGCATGGTGCTGGGGGCGATCATTGCCTTGCAGCGAGTGCCGGACTTGACCAAGCGCAAGCCTCTGGCCGCCGCACTGTTCGATCGTTTGCACCTGCTGGTCCAGGCGTTTCGTAACATCGTGTTCGCCCAGATCAAGATTTCCCTGCTCAATACCTTCTTCACCGGGATTTTCCTGGCGGTGGTCCTGCCGATGTTCGGCATCAAGCTGCCGCTGACCAAGACCCTGATCGTGCTGACCTTCCTGCTCGGCTTGTTGCCGGTGATCGGCAATCTGATGTCGAATACCTTGATCACCATTGTCGGTTTGTCGCTGTCGATCTGGGTGGCGGTGGCGGCACTGGGTTACCTGATCGTTATCCACAAGCTCGAATACTTTCTCAACGCGCGCATTGTTGGCGGGCAGATCAGTGCCAAGTCGTGGGAGTTGCTCCTGGCAATGCTGGTGTTCGAGGCCGCGTTCGGCCTGCCGGGGGTCGTGGCGGGGCCGATTTATTACGCGTATCTGAAGAGTGAGTTGAAGCAGGTGGGGATGGTTTGA
- a CDS encoding Hsp70 family protein — protein sequence MKNASPARACGIDFGTSNSTVGWLRPGMETLIALEDDKITLPSVVFFNMEERRPVYGRLALHEYLEGYEGRLMRSLKSLLGSKLIKHDTSVLGTAMPFKDLLGLFIGQLKKRAETAAGREFEEVVLGRPVFFVDDDEMADQEAENTLVDVARAIGFKDVSFQYEPIAAAFDYESTIEKEELVLIVDIGGGTSDFSLVRLSPERRNHDNRHDDILATGGVHIGGTDFDKQLSLQGLMPLFGYGSRMKSGAYMPTSHHMNLATWHTINSVYSQKSTLALGSMRYDIEDTGGIDRLFKLIDQRAGHWLAMEVEETKIQLTHADSRHVPLDRIEPGLSVELSRALFESAIDNLLERVRNSVTQLLNDANVRVDQVDTVFFTGGSSGIPALRNSVSAMLPNARHVEGNIFGSIGSGLAIEAMKRYGNMD from the coding sequence ATGAAAAACGCATCTCCAGCCCGTGCCTGTGGTATCGACTTCGGCACATCCAACTCCACCGTCGGCTGGCTGCGCCCCGGCATGGAAACGCTGATCGCGCTGGAGGACGACAAGATTACCCTGCCGTCAGTGGTGTTCTTCAACATGGAAGAACGTCGCCCGGTGTACGGCCGGCTGGCGCTGCACGAGTACCTCGAAGGCTACGAAGGCCGCCTGATGCGCTCGCTCAAAAGCCTGCTGGGCTCCAAGCTGATCAAGCACGACACCAGTGTCCTCGGCACCGCGATGCCGTTCAAGGACCTGCTCGGACTGTTCATCGGCCAATTGAAGAAGCGCGCCGAAACGGCCGCCGGTCGGGAGTTCGAAGAAGTGGTGCTGGGTCGTCCGGTGTTCTTCGTCGACGACGACGAAATGGCTGACCAGGAAGCGGAAAACACCCTGGTAGATGTGGCCCGCGCCATCGGTTTCAAGGACGTGTCGTTCCAGTACGAACCGATTGCGGCGGCGTTCGACTATGAGTCGACCATCGAAAAGGAAGAGCTGGTGCTGATCGTCGACATCGGCGGCGGTACGTCCGACTTCTCGCTGGTGCGCCTGTCACCCGAGCGCCGCAATCACGACAACCGTCACGACGACATCCTCGCCACCGGCGGCGTGCACATCGGCGGGACCGATTTCGACAAGCAACTGAGCCTGCAGGGCCTGATGCCGCTGTTCGGCTACGGCAGCCGCATGAAGAGCGGCGCTTACATGCCCACCAGCCACCACATGAACCTGGCGACCTGGCACACCATCAACTCGGTGTACTCGCAGAAGTCGACCCTGGCCCTGGGCAGCATGCGCTACGACATCGAAGACACGGGCGGCATCGACCGCCTGTTCAAGCTGATCGACCAGCGCGCCGGGCATTGGCTGGCCATGGAAGTGGAAGAAACCAAGATTCAGCTGACCCACGCCGACAGCCGGCATGTGCCGCTGGACCGCATCGAGCCGGGGCTGAGCGTAGAGCTCAGCCGGGCACTGTTCGAATCGGCCATCGACAACCTGCTCGAGCGCGTGCGCAACAGCGTCACGCAGTTGCTCAACGATGCGAATGTGCGGGTCGATCAGGTGGATACGGTGTTCTTCACCGGTGGCTCGAGCGGGATCCCGGCGCTGCGCAACAGTGTTTCGGCGATGCTGCCGAATGCGCGGCATGTGGAGGGGAACATTTTTGGCAGCATCGGCAGCGGGTTGGCGATCGAGGCGATGAAGCGTTACGGCAACATGGACTGA
- a CDS encoding DnaJ C-terminal domain-containing protein has translation MDFKDYYKILGVEPTADDKTIKAAYRKLARKYHPDVSKEKDAEAKFKDASEAYEALKSADKRAEYDDLRKYGQHGQPFQGPPGWQGRGAGGFGGGQDTGDFSDFFSSIFGGRGPGFDGGQSRRSTGRRGQDVEMELPVFLEETLSNESKKVSFQVPQYNAAGQHVSNTSKSLNVKIPAGVADGERIRLKGQGAPGVGGGANGDLYLIIRFAPHPKYDVEGDNLIITLPLAPWELALGAEVAVPTLTGKINLKVPAGSQNGQRMRAKGHGLMNKAGERGYLFVQLKAVMPKTSDDEVKALWQELAKKAAFNPREHF, from the coding sequence ATGGACTTTAAAGATTATTACAAGATTCTCGGTGTGGAACCGACTGCGGACGATAAGACGATCAAGGCGGCTTATCGCAAGCTGGCGCGCAAATACCACCCCGATGTCAGCAAGGAAAAGGACGCCGAGGCCAAGTTCAAGGATGCGTCGGAAGCCTATGAGGCGCTGAAAAGCGCCGACAAACGCGCCGAATACGACGATTTGCGCAAATACGGCCAGCACGGCCAACCGTTCCAGGGGCCGCCGGGTTGGCAGGGGCGAGGCGCTGGCGGGTTCGGTGGTGGTCAGGACACGGGCGATTTTTCGGACTTCTTCAGTTCGATCTTCGGCGGCCGTGGCCCTGGTTTTGATGGTGGACAGTCGCGTCGCAGCACCGGACGTCGAGGGCAAGACGTGGAAATGGAATTACCGGTTTTTCTGGAAGAAACCCTCTCGAACGAGTCGAAGAAGGTCAGCTTCCAGGTGCCGCAGTACAACGCTGCGGGCCAGCATGTCAGCAATACCAGCAAAAGCCTGAACGTGAAGATCCCGGCCGGCGTGGCCGACGGCGAGCGTATCCGCCTCAAGGGCCAGGGCGCACCGGGTGTCGGTGGCGGCGCCAATGGCGACCTGTACCTGATCATCCGTTTTGCGCCGCATCCGAAATACGATGTAGAAGGCGATAACCTGATCATTACCCTGCCACTGGCACCGTGGGAGCTGGCGCTGGGCGCTGAAGTCGCGGTACCGACCCTGACCGGCAAGATCAACCTCAAGGTCCCGGCCGGCAGCCAGAACGGCCAGCGCATGCGCGCCAAGGGACACGGCTTGATGAACAAGGCCGGCGAGCGTGGTTACCTGTTCGTGCAACTCAAGGCCGTGATGCCTAAAACCTCGGACGACGAGGTCAAGGCGCTGTGGCAGGAACTGGCGAAAAAAGCCGCTTTCAATCCCAGAGAACACTTCTGA
- a CDS encoding chaperone modulator CbpM, with the protein MSNPLIVQLDMAEFCEATDLSDVYVIEIVEHGILEPQGKQPKDWRFNDYELALAKRAAKLRHDLELEWEGVALALDLLEEVQQLRAENRMLKQRLGRLVVE; encoded by the coding sequence ATGAGCAACCCCCTGATCGTTCAACTGGACATGGCAGAATTCTGTGAGGCAACCGACCTGTCGGACGTCTACGTGATCGAAATCGTCGAACACGGCATCCTCGAACCTCAGGGCAAGCAGCCCAAGGATTGGCGTTTCAACGATTACGAGCTGGCGCTGGCCAAGCGTGCCGCCAAGTTGCGGCACGACCTGGAGCTGGAGTGGGAGGGGGTTGCCCTGGCGCTGGATCTGCTTGAAGAGGTCCAGCAGCTAAGGGCGGAGAATCGGATGTTGAAGCAGCGGTTGGGGCGGTTGGTGGTTGAATAA
- a CDS encoding RHS repeat-associated core domain-containing protein translates to MPGRSRSAPVRPMARCLPWCCLAGPRACAGDWCRQLWPTNSGCSSARFSANSCRASPGKFSARGRLTISSASSQHSAAGSDWGADTINAFTKEGCAMPQLPADNHTSSQQSRTVLLAADNKNSILAEVAGGKSNAIAYSAYGQQSAQQDVATKIGFNGELLEPHLGWYLLGNGYRAYNPTLMRFHSPDSWSPFGEGGLNAYMYCVGDPVNFSDPTGHSRVGKLLWGAYDFLFGGPGATGSGRPLLNGPMSPEKTGELTGLIIAGAPVAAAPGPRGDILREGARMTSVASENLGRPGYADGAALAGLTALGNRSITRSASQNPNLASRITVERHQFGRDAITTTYSNGRSVTRPREPVRGGSGRGTNTSGSASSTSRQQMSEPERVEYNTWVRVRGAQLQRQGFTSPSAIGSIIFSESRYQVRRIRAEIGIRRQGSGH, encoded by the coding sequence ATGCCGGGACGATCGAGGTCAGCTCCAGTGAGGCCGATGGCACGCTGTTTACCGTGGTGTTGCCTCGCCGGACCTAGGGCTTGTGCAGGGGATTGGTGCAGGCAGCTTTGGCCAACCAATAGTGGCTGCTCGAGCGCGCGGTTCTCGGCCAACAGTTGCCGGGCTTCTCCCGGCAAATTCAGCGCCAGGGGGCGCCTGACTATCAGTTCTGCTAGTTCCCAACACTCTGCAGCAGGATCAGACTGGGGCGCTGACACTATCAACGCTTTCACCAAGGAAGGATGCGCCATGCCTCAGTTACCTGCTGACAACCACACGTCCTCCCAACAGTCGCGCACTGTCCTGCTGGCTGCCGACAACAAAAACTCGATACTCGCTGAAGTCGCAGGGGGCAAATCTAATGCCATCGCTTATTCCGCCTACGGCCAGCAGTCCGCTCAGCAGGATGTTGCGACGAAAATCGGGTTCAACGGTGAATTGCTCGAGCCGCACCTCGGCTGGTATTTGCTGGGCAATGGCTACCGGGCTTACAACCCGACATTGATGCGTTTTCATAGCCCGGACAGTTGGAGCCCGTTTGGGGAAGGCGGATTGAATGCGTATATGTATTGCGTGGGTGATCCGGTGAATTTTTCGGATCCGACGGGACATTCCAGGGTGGGAAAATTACTTTGGGGCGCCTATGATTTTCTATTTGGCGGTCCCGGAGCTACAGGGTCAGGCAGACCATTACTGAATGGTCCAATGTCGCCTGAAAAAACGGGTGAACTCACGGGGTTAATCATAGCGGGGGCTCCTGTAGCGGCGGCACCCGGCCCAAGAGGAGACATACTAAGGGAGGGTGCGCGGATGACCAGCGTTGCCTCGGAGAATCTTGGTCGACCTGGATACGCAGACGGAGCGGCGTTAGCCGGATTGACCGCTCTAGGTAATAGATCAATCACCCGAAGTGCTTCACAGAACCCAAACCTGGCGAGCCGCATAACGGTTGAAAGACATCAATTTGGCAGAGATGCAATAACAACTACTTATAGTAATGGGCGAAGTGTCACACGCCCTCGAGAACCGGTTCGGGGTGGAAGCGGGAGGGGTACTAACACAAGTGGTAGCGCGAGTTCGACGTCTCGCCAGCAAATGAGCGAGCCCGAGCGAGTTGAGTACAATACTTGGGTGCGGGTAAGAGGTGCGCAACTGCAAAGGCAAGGTTTTACATCACCATCAGCCATAGGAAGCATAATATTTTCGGAGTCACGTTATCAGGTAAGGCGAATCCGTGCAGAGATTGGGATTCGGAGGCAAGGGTCCGGTCACTAA
- a CDS encoding sensor histidine kinase translates to MRLSEFIVQHVDRIVDEWEVFAEFISADDSLDRTTLRDHAKSILLAASTDMCKTQTACEQAAKAKGEGPEKTPSLDQAAACHGELRHNVGFDLVQMTSEFRHLRACVIRLWVDSLESPDMTYFQDMIRFNEAIDEALAESTAAYAEQVNRSRDIFLAILGHDLRAPLQAVSMSTELLMRKATLEGDALTCAINIKRGARHMAVMVGDLLELVRSRLGKSLPIEPVPMDLADAAHAAIAEACAGNPECDPILNVSGDTRGVWDAGRLGQLLQNLIGNALQHGSNKRDVTIKLTGEPDTVRLTVHNYGTPIPENAIGTIFDPLVRSADEELGQPSTSLGLGLFIVKEVVNAHAGTIEVSSSEADGTLFTVVLPRRT, encoded by the coding sequence ATGCGTTTATCTGAATTCATCGTGCAGCACGTGGATCGCATCGTTGATGAATGGGAAGTATTTGCCGAATTCATCAGCGCCGACGATTCGCTGGACCGCACGACCTTGCGCGATCACGCGAAGTCGATCCTGCTCGCCGCCTCAACCGATATGTGTAAGACACAGACCGCCTGCGAACAGGCGGCCAAGGCCAAAGGCGAAGGCCCGGAGAAAACTCCGAGCCTGGACCAGGCCGCAGCCTGTCATGGCGAGCTGCGCCACAACGTCGGGTTCGACCTGGTGCAAATGACGTCCGAGTTCCGCCATTTGCGGGCCTGCGTGATTCGTCTGTGGGTCGACAGCCTGGAATCGCCGGACATGACGTACTTCCAGGACATGATCCGCTTCAATGAAGCCATCGACGAAGCCCTTGCCGAGTCCACCGCGGCCTATGCCGAACAGGTCAACCGTTCGCGGGACATCTTTCTGGCGATTCTCGGCCATGACCTGCGTGCGCCGCTGCAAGCGGTGAGCATGTCCACTGAACTGCTGATGCGCAAGGCGACGCTCGAGGGCGATGCGCTGACCTGCGCGATCAACATCAAGCGCGGCGCGCGGCACATGGCGGTGATGGTCGGCGATTTGCTGGAGCTGGTGCGCAGTCGCCTGGGCAAGAGCCTGCCCATCGAGCCTGTCCCCATGGATCTGGCGGACGCAGCCCATGCCGCGATCGCCGAAGCCTGTGCCGGCAACCCGGAGTGCGATCCGATACTCAACGTATCGGGAGACACCCGAGGCGTCTGGGATGCAGGGCGCCTGGGTCAACTCCTGCAAAACCTGATCGGCAACGCATTGCAGCATGGTTCGAACAAGCGGGATGTGACGATAAAGCTCACTGGCGAGCCAGATACGGTTCGTCTCACGGTGCATAACTACGGCACGCCGATTCCCGAGAATGCCATTGGCACTATCTTCGACCCCTTGGTGCGCAGTGCCGACGAAGAACTCGGCCAGCCCTCCACCAGCCTCGGCCTGGGCCTGTTTATCGTCAAGGAAGTGGTCAACGCGCATGCCGGGACGATCGAGGTCAGCTCCAGTGAGGCCGATGGCACGCTGTTTACCGTGGTGTTGCCTCGCCGGACCTAG